In the Hordeum vulgare subsp. vulgare chromosome 7H, MorexV3_pseudomolecules_assembly, whole genome shotgun sequence genome, one interval contains:
- the LOC123412007 gene encoding 4-hydroxyphenylacetaldehyde oxime monooxygenase-like, with translation MAIPLISLLLSLPQQWQPVLLALLSVVCLLLWTRSSSRKVLKLPPGPSGLPLLGNLHQLGPLPHRTLRDLALVHGPVMQLQLGKAPTVVLSSAEAAWEALKAHDLDCCTRPVSAGMKRLTYDLKNVAFAPYGAYWREVRKLLMVELLSARRVKAAWYARHEQVEKLMSTLSGAEAKPVALDEHILSLSDGIIGTVAFGNIYGSDKFSQNNSFQHALDDVMEMLSSSSAEDLLPTVVGRLVDHLTGFIARRERIFTQLDSFFETVIEHHLDPKRVLPENGGDLIDVLIDLWKKPHGTFSFTKDHVKAVIFSTFIAGIDTSAATIVWAMSELVRKPRVLKKVQGHIRAVVGGSKRVQPDDMPKLGYLRMVVKETLRLHPAAPLLLPRETMRDIQIGGYDVPAKTRIYVNAWAIGRDPISWFKDPDEFNPDRFEVNDIDFKGEHPELMPFGAGRRICPGISMAMATIEFTLANLLFGFQWALPEGTTVDDVHMEEEGRLIVHRKAPLVLVPTTYRQDLA, from the exons ATGGCGATCCCACTTATCTCGCTACTCCTCTCCCTGCCCCAACAATGGCAGCCCGTCCTCTTAGCACTTCTCTCCGTCGTTTGCCTCCTGCTTTGGACCAGGAGCTCGTCCAGGAAAGTACTCAAGCTGCCACCAGGTCCTTCCGGGCTGCCCCTGCTAGGCAACCTGCACCAGCTCGGCCCGCTGCCGCACCGAACCCTGCGAGACCTGGCGCTGGTCCACGGGCCGGTGATGCAGCTGCAGCTCGGCAAGGCGCCCACCGTGGTGTTGTCATCGGCGGAGGCGGCGTGGGAGGCGCTCAAGGCTCATGACCTCGACTGCTGCACGCGGCCCGTCTCCGCGGGGATGAAGCGGCTGACCTACGATCTCAAGAACGTGGCCTTCGCACCCTACGGAGCATATTGGCGGGAGGTGCGCAAGCTCCTCATGGTCGAGCTCCTCAGCGCGCGCCGTGTCAAGGCGGCGTGGTACGCACGCCACGAGCAG GTGGAGAAACTGATGAGCACGCTGAGTGGTGCGGAAGCAAAGCCGGTGGCGCTGGACGAGCACATCTTGAGCCTCTCCGATGGTATCATCGGCACGGTAGCGTTCGGCAACATCTATGGCAGCGACAAGTTCtcccaaaacaatagttttcagcACGCGCTCGACGATGTTATGGAGATGCTATCCAGCTCCTCCGCCGAGGACTTGCTCCCCACAGTCGTCGGCCGACTTGTGGACCACCTTACCGGCTTCATTGCGCGCCGCGAGCGAATATTCACACAGTTAGACTCCTTCTTCGAGACGGTCATTGAGCATCACCTCGACCCTAAGCGTGTGCTACCTGAGAATGGCGGCGACCTCATCGACGTCCTCATCGACCTTTGGAAGAAACCGCATGGCACATTCAGCTTCACCAAGGACCACGTCAAGGCCGTAATCTTT tcgacgttcattgCTGGGATTGACACTAGTGCAGCAACGATTGTGTGGGCTATGTCGGAGCTGGTCCGGAAACCACGCGTCCTCAAGAAGGTGCAGGGCCATATCAGGGCCGTGGTGGGAGGCAGCAAGAGGGTGCAACCGGATGACATGCCCAAACTCGGCTATCTCAGGATGGTGGTGAAGGAGACCTTGCGGTTGCACCCAGCAGCACCGCTGCTACTGCCAAGGGAGACCATGCGAGACATCCAGATTGGTGGGTACGACGTGCCGGCCAAGACACGGATCTACGTGAATGCATGGGCGATCGGCAGAGATCCGATAAGCTGGTTTAAGGACCCTGATGAGTTCAACCCTGATAGGTTCGAAGTAAATGACATAGACTTCAAAGGCGAGCATCCAGAGTTGATGCCGTTCGGTGCGGGGCGGCGAATATGCCCAGGCATCTCCATGGCCATGGCCACAATCGAGTTTACACTCGCCAATCTGCTCTTCGGTTTCCAGTGGGCACTCCCGGAGGGGACGACAGTGGATGATGTGCAcatggaagaagaaggaaggctcATCGTACACCGCAAGGCACCACTTGTGCTCGTGCCCACCACATACCGCCAAGACCTTGCATAG